The Capsicum annuum cultivar UCD-10X-F1 chromosome 3, UCD10Xv1.1, whole genome shotgun sequence genomic sequence TTGGTGTGGTAGAGCCAAATGAATTGAGCAAAAGAGCTGATGATTTCATTGCAAGGGTCAACCAACAAATTAGGCTTGAAGCTGTATCAATGATTTAGGCCAACCATACATTTCTCCCATTGTAATGCATGTCTCTATAGTTCAAACAAACTGCAAAATACATCTaaaccatcttttttttttttttttttttttttttctagtttcattcatatcttaattatatattattctATCTAATTACCTAAGTGATCCTTTTTTTGCATGTTGAGTAGCTCAACTATACACGTGCCTGTTGTCAATTGGAAATAAATATTTAACTAATACGGTATTAAAGCGTGTTTTAGTTTATGTAAATAAGAAGAATAGCATATAGTTAAATCACGATACTCACAAAAAAAGAACAATACTTTAACATGTATCCATTAactcttatttatatcatcaattaAATTACACTACTATAATACTAATGAGTATTTATTTAACATAACAAGCCTAGTATGGTATAGGTTGACCATATAAACAGAGTACACTTAGGGTGTGTTCGATAAgggaaatatttttcaatttcccACGTCAGTTAGtcattattgttgaaaaaaaattatttagaaaaataatttcttaaaattgagaaaaaatgactagtgaaaattaaaaaaaaaaaaaatacatcataGTGTCATTTCATATTTATTGCAATTTTTCCACCCTCCAACTCACATCATGCTCACATCACCCCGAACCCCCATCCGCACACCCCTACGTCACCTCCTAAAGTATTTGTTaggttatatataaataatttttcgAATAATACTTTTAAGCTACATAGCGAAtcaccaaaataaaattaaataataaatcacttatttttatgaaaaaaatattctttcccGCCGAACACACCCGAAGTCCCACCCTAAGGAATAAGTTCAATACTATAAAGTTTATTACATTATGGATTACAACGTAAGTTAGACAGCAGTTGTCATTTGTTAGTCAAAGGTTGACATGAGTCATAACAAAACTGAATGGTACCCTACAGAACGAAAGTAATTTTAAAGTCATATTAAAGAATGACAATCATGAGAAGAGTGACACTAATGCATGAACTAACTGTTAGATTTTTACcccaatttttttatcaaatttaagttttattttttttataacgaaaataaaaataatcataaatatttttactttttctaaaagaaaaatataaaactttttcatatttgacaaacctctttcttggagaaaaaattttgagcatttataaatagaagactcctcTTTTTATataataacacaataacatccacaatataattttttaagatttttgtttaggagagattttctctcttattagttttatgtttttttaatattaggttttatatataGGTCAATTAGCCAAAtcacataatattattatattttttagtattatttttcattGTCATTTTGTTTATCGTCTCATAATTTACAACTAATAGTTTcagcatgacgccctctcgatttcgaacccaacaagtggtatcagagccaatgGTTCAATGGTTCAATGGTGTGGTGAGATGAGATTAAACaagttcaaagcggtttcaaaatcaagctgcaacaatttggacgataatgaagatttttgtcaaactacatgtggagaaaaaatttcaaataaaatttcaacaatcctgctgtttatccatctttaaaaccaaaatcaatttttaacctATGTTTATGGGCTCTAATTTTTAACTCATACTTGCTTAAACGCTTGGActcctttcaactcgtgcattCATTTTTAACGCATGAACTCCACTTTTAAcctgtgctcactttcaatgcacaaaactctacttttAATCTTATCAATCcgtacttttatttttaatgcatagggCTCCAACTTTTAatccatatcaaattttaataatgGTAAGCAACAGTGGTATATGAAGAACgtgtgaagaagaaggatcaagaatattttgccaaaaaatcaagccaaaaaggggagatttgttaagatttttgccccaattttcttatcaaatttaaattttactttttttttataaggaaaataaaagtaaccataaacacttttacttttcatgaaaggaaaatataaaatttttccatatttgacaaacctctttcttggaggaaaggttttggacatctataaatagaacactcctcttctcatataataacacagtaacatccataatgtagtgttttaagattttcgtttagcgaagattttctctcttattagttttatgtttttttaatattagattttatatgaAGGTCAATTGgtcaaattatataataatattatattttttaatattgtttttcatcatcatcttattTATCGTGTCATAATTTGCAATTAATAATTTTCACATAACGCACTCTCGATTTCCAACCCAACcctaacaaaataattttaaagttgtATTAAAGAATGACAATCATGAGAAGAGTGACACTAATGCATGAACTAAGTGTACGTGTCCTTCAACAAAATACCAAAGACTACACCCTCTTACCACGTTTCCATCTATTTCTTTTCcctttctttgttctttatttatgGACTACATGTGGTacttcataaataaaaattccATTGCACAGTACAGTTGCACAAACATTTGTTGTAAAGAGCAATTAGTAATACTAATAGCCATGGTGTTATTGAACCTAATTCACAAATTTCTCAACATAGTAGTTCCTCCATTTGCCTTGTTTAGCTTGTTGCTTTTCTTGCCACCTTATCAATTTTTCAAGTACTTTTTTTCAATATTGGGTAAAGTTTTCAGTGAAAATGTTGCTGGCAAGGTTGTCATTATTACTGGGGCTTCTTCTGGCATCGGCGAGGTTATATATATTCactttcaacttaactttttctatgCGTTAATTTAAGCATTCCAAATTCACTCTTTCGACTAATGATCtacattaacattgtcatttAGGCCTATCTGTATGAACAAAAATGGATCATCTATTACTCCTTGTGTTCTAATTCATGTGATAGTAGTGATCGTGTTTGACTGGctacgaaatttaagaaaaataaagttgggaCTCGGTAGTCTAAAATAAGTCATAGCTAGACATTTGAGTGGTCATGATAAAATAGAGAgtttaaaagttaaattatttctACATAAGAAgtacttataatttttattaaagtgGAATGGGGAGaagagtaataaataaataaataaaatttctgGCTCAATTTAATCAACTACTTAGGATAAGAGGACTGTCCAAATACGTGCGATTGTAACACTCGGATATTTAAAGCGTGGACAATATGAAATAAGGGCTTGATATTGAGTAAATCGTGAATGTATTGACTACTTTGATATCatgaaaaagaaattcaaatcaTTAAAGGGTCACAACATATTTTTGGGCATTTTTTATTTGGCGTAGATGGTTTGATAGCTAAAAAGACTCTTGATTTCGTAGCATTTGGCCTATGAGTACGCCAGAAGAGGTGCATGCTTAACCATTGCAGCCAGAAGAGAGGAGATTCTACGGGAAGTAGGCGAAAGGGCACTTGATCTAGGCGCCGCGGATGTTTTAGTGGTGCCAGCTGATGTTTCAAATGTTGAAGACTGTAGAAGGATTGTTGATAGAACCATGAGTCACTTTGGACGACGTGAGATTCGATTTGTTTGATACTCCTActtataatatataatgcttttGAAAGCTTTAATTATGTTAATGTTAATGACTTTTTGTTCCTTGTGTGGATTGCAGTGGATCATCTAGTTAATAATGCTGGAATGGCATCAGTttctctttttgaagaaataGAAGAGATCACTAACCTTAGATCCATCATGGTAATAACACTCCCTCCTCCCGAATTACTTGGTAACTGtcacattttcttttttctaagaGTCAAGCTACATAAACTTTGACCAATCTTTTAAGACGTAAGAAGAATCTTGGTAGTCTTCACCTTTGTCATATAAAATGAGAtcgaaaaagaaacaaaattttaCGGCCTATAAGAAAACGGTTGGGCCTGACTACCACAAAACAAAAGAACTGATATAAAACTGTGAGCTATGTACAGTGAGTCAATTGGTTTGGGTGATCATTACACGATTCTTTTTAGTTTTGTATCGAACTTATTACTTCTAGGTGATCTTTACTTTTACATGTAAGGGATATTAACATAAAATTTATATCGTAAAAAGGGTTATGTTGAACCATTTTCTCTGTTGAGGCAGGGGAAGAAGTACCGAACTGAGTGTAGGTTTTTGAAAATTGCAGGACATAAACTTCTGGGGTTCAGTTTACATGACAAGGTTTGCAATTCCCTACCTGAGATATAGTGAAGGTAGAATCGTTGTGCTTTCTTCTTCCGCATCTTGGATGCCTACTCCAAGAATGAGCCTTTACTGTGTAGGTTCACCAACTTTCAACCCCTAATCAACAAATATCAGTTTAATCAGCAACTTTCAACCCCTAATCAACAAATAtcagtttaatttatttttcattttgatacccttactattatattatgttatgttagGCAAGCAAAGCAGCACTGGTGCTGTTTTTTGAGGCGCTAAGGATTGAATTTGGACGGGACATCAAAATAACATTAGTCACACCTGGCTATGTTGAATCAGAAATGACGCAAGGGAAATTCATAGACAAGACCGGCAAAGTAGATGTTAATCCTCAAATGAGGGATGTAAGTTTGTCTGTTCTCTCTCGTGCTCGCACAAACTATTGCAATGacattatatgttatttttatataCACTTTCAATACTCTTATGGTTAAAACTGTGCAATGTCACTTCAATATATGTCTTAACCAAATTAAACGTAATTTATTGATGTCTAGTTGAAacttattttatatgttcaagacaATGATTTGTTCCAAGTGAGTAGTCTTTCACAATTTATGCGGAAGGGAGATATACAGAATGAATTAttgatcaaagaaagaaaaaaaaatataacatggtTGCCCAGGAACGCGACATTAGTAtctaattggatggtttgatGAATATTAACCAGGTTCAAGTGGGCATAACCCCAGTGGTGAAAGTAGAAGAATGTGCCAAGGCCATTGTGAATGGCGCTTGTCGCGGGGAGAGATACGTTACTGTGCCTGCTTGGTTCAGGGTCACCTACTTGTGGAAGGTTTTCTGTCCAGAGGTTGTTGAGTGGGTTTTGAGGTTGTTTTGCCTTACCGGTTCGGGAACGTCGCCAGAGGATGCTCTAAGCAAGAAAATATTAGATTACACTGGTGTTAAAAAATTCTTGTACCCAGAAAATATCCGGGAGCTGGATCTTAAGACCAAGTAATGCAGGGTTGATGTCAAGAACAAGAAGCTATAGCAGGTTGGTTGTTTCTTTGTATCGCAGGAGGAACTTTGATTTGGAGTATCTTGTAATTAGTAGCATGCAGTTTCTTCTTTTTAAGCTGTTGTTTAAATGGATGAATTAAAATTACGCTTAGGTACTCTTAAGTGTTACTTATTGTATTAAAtgatggattaagaaagtttgatcCATGACTCTTGTTGTCGTTTTCTATCTCCTCTTGGATTGTTGTTTTTTTCTCCTTGttcttcttcattatcttcttcattatcatcttttctTGTTCATTTTTTTCGTCTTTATTTGTCGTACCATTGTTGTTATTGTCGTTGCTGGATCaaatttttaggttaaattttgtttGTTGTACTGGCAATTACTTTACAGGTAATTTTGATAAGTAAATTTATGatctttagtttaatttttttatctaagtatatctgttgttgctgttttttTAAACAATATTGCTTATTCAACAGCTGTTGTATATGTACAACAATTGTTAGATAGTTTCCATTACATACAGCATGTACAACAATTGTTAGATAGTTTTCATTACAATTTAAGTGTTTTAATAGgtaagtcatttgttgtaacagatgactgtaacagatgacttatcttTGGACTATGCTGCTAGTtatgtaacatgaatccaacagatgagtcatttgttggaTTCAATACTGAATAGAACCTAAAGCTGAAttccaacagatgggtcatctctTATAAGATAAGATAAtagatttgttccaacagatgagtcatctgttggattagtcatctgttggattcatgttacagcaCTGTGATAGAATCTAAAGCTGATTCtaatagatgagacatctgttgtaatagatagattCATCTGTTGGGACATTTGATAATCATAATGCATATAATTAATCATAATGcatataattattttgttgtatatatgatactatcattattaattttactataatattattattaattttttttaataaatttctttAGGTATCATTAATGGAGGAATCAATAACAATATGAGTTGATTGTCAGGGTGAATGGATTGAAAAGAATAATCATTTTATTTAGCGTTGGAAGGATGGTGAAATGTTAGAGACGATAGCGGTGATAGTCCAAAGagatattttgtatgatgattttttgaacttgatcatcaGTTATTGTGGACTAAATTGTCAATCGAAAGATTTTGTTTTCAGTTACATGCACAACTCTTTTAAAAATTAGAGGATCCTACCTTTTAAGATAAGTGATCAGGTTCATTTTCATTTTGCGTGCTTATATGAGTGATGCAGCTAGATCATTTTTAAGAGTGGCGCAAAATATGGAATAAGAATAACAAGGTATGTTTAATGATAAATTGAATAATGTGgacatgaatatttcagatgatgatGAAAGTAAAGATGAAGTGAAGGAGGATCAAACATCTATGTCCGTTGTTGCGAGCAATATAGTGTGCAGTTCTCAATTAACATAGTAGAGCAATTTTTAAGATGATTAAATAAGTTTTTACAAGGGAATGACATTGAAGAACAAGGAAGAACTAGTCACTTAATTGCATATTACTTGCTTGAAAAGAGATTTCAGACtcaagaaggtgattaattcgcaTAGAATGTATTGTTTTTGATGTGCAAATTCAGAGTGAAAGTGGTGATTGAAGGCTGCGAAATTTATAACTTCTGACAGATTCTGCATTAGAACTTATAAAAAGTatgcagagaatcacatcttCTTAGTGGCTTTTTGTATAGTAGACAAAAACTGTGATGTctcatattaatattttttttgagcaaataaaaaattatgtagatGATACCGATGAGTTATGTATAAAATCTTATAGGCATTCAAGTATCTGAAAGATGGTTTTAATTGTCTACCCTTCAGCTCTTTATGGCTGTTGCATGAGGCACCTTGAAAAAatattcgaaacaactatcataATTCAAAGGCCCtgtctcattttttttaaagCAACTAAAAAGTATGATAGAGTTGAGTTTTTTGGTCATTTAAATCAAATAAAGGATATGGTATTCAAGACAACAAAACATCTCAAACGTGTCAGATTCGGCATATGGAGTTAGGTATTTTGTTTAGGAAATAGGtacattattataaatttaatgtcttgtttgagtttatGGTAATACTATGTCTTActaagtgttttttttttgtatagatataatattatgacgtcaaacatagctgaatcggtgaatgcAACCTTAGACATTAAAAGAGAATTTTTCATTATTGCTCTATTGATAATATAAACATTGGGTTTGCAAAATTATTTCACGAGAGGCGTATGAAGTTGGTTAACTCACCAGACTTGTTCTTTCAAtggaaaaacaaatatcaaagtaCCTCAATTTTGGGAATAAGTTATTGACCCATCAAATAGCCAATTATAAGTTCAGTATCaatggtcatggtgatgttgccacaaTTGATCTTCAACGAAGAACTAGTACAtatagagtttttgacttggacaaaataccttttTCAAATGCTATACTAGCGTTTCGAGCATAATATAGCGCACAATTTAGAAATCAAAATTCTGAgtattcatcttcttattatttggtggaaaaatgCGTGATTGTATATTGTGAGGATATTAATCTAGTGTCTCCTGAAGATTTTTGAATTGCTCCTGGTGAAATTATGGAAAGAGAAATACTTTCTCCATATGTCGATCCAAGCAAATCGGGAAGAAGACGAATGAAGAGAAGGCGTGGAGTCGGAGAATTATTTTCGATAAAAAAATAATGCTTCATATGTAAGACAGTTGGCTACAAAAGAAGTACGTGCCTGGATCGAAATGCACCATAATTTttgtaatagtaaataatcttGTTGTTGGTTTAGTAATAaacttgataattttaactcattattgataatgtatgttatttattatataaaatatatttttatttatggtccaaaaattaatttacacatcaataaaaaaaaaggtaatagaaaattaaataaaaacaataaactttaaaaatattttcaatagatgagacatctgttacaacaggtgactcatctgttgaaacaacaagtgactcatttgttggaataaatcaatACAGGTCTTCAAAACAGTTCTCTGGGGATAAATCCCGACCACCTTAAACAAAGATGCACAACCTAGAGGCGGAAATaacaagaaggagaaaaactaagCTTGAATACTTATTGGGCGTGAGTGAAAATGATAGTCAAAGCAGGCACATGCATGAGATTGAAACAAGATGAAAGTTGGCCCAAAGAAGgcatcaaataatatcaaaacttACCCACCATAGAAATATCTCTCTAGATCAGGCGAAATGGTTAAGAAAGAGTACTAAGTACTCAAAGGAACAACTTTTGTAATAGCTTGGAAGTGTCTGAGTTTCTCTAGGATTGGAACAAGTTCGATTTTTGTTCtggcttttttttaaaaaattttttattcaattttgttgCAAAACTGAGCTTCAACCTATTCTCTTTATTAACAAGTGATCCTTCTAGGACCGAAAATTGCTTAAGAAAAGATATctgatgacccatttgttgcaacaaatgactcatctgttggaagaaatcaaaacagttCTTGCCACTGGATTGAGTTTGATAGAAATCAAACCACTTGAAGACTTGTTTTCATCTCTTCCAACAATAaatgattcatctattgaaagaaatcaaacctcttaaagacctattttaatttctttcaactagttagtcatctgttgcaagttatagatcatctattgcaataaatatctatatttgtttgattattttcaactgatgagtcatttattgcaaaatatctatatctgtttgaccaatttgatgtgaaatgattcatattaaatcattattagtaataaataaattgattcaACTAAAATTAGCTTTTAATCAATaagttaaattataattttaatgaattacatcgtaattacatgatcaactaagtgtattcgtcctgaaTAGAGTGAGCAATTGACTAATCTGATATGAAatgtttcatataaaatcattattagtaattaaataaaacGATTCAACTAAAATTAACTTTCAATTAATACGTTCAATagcaattttaatgaattaaatagtaatactaagtgtattcgtcctgaatagagtgatcaattgactaatctgatgtgaaatgattcatattaaatcatattagtaataaataaattgatttaactaaaattagatttcaattaataagttcaattttAATGAATTACATAGTACTTACCTGATCAATTAATTGTATTCGTTCTATGAAATGATTCATGTcaaaccattattagtaataaataaattgattcaactaaaattagctttcaattaataagtttaattgcaattttaatgaattacatagtaattaccTGATCAACTAAGCGTATTCGTactgaatagagtgatcaattgactaatttgatgtgaaatgatttatttaaaatcattattagaaataaataaattgatttaactaaaattagcttgcagttaataagttcaattgcaattttaatgaattacataggaattaaatgatcaactaagtgtcttcgtcctgaatagagtgatcagttgactaatttgatgtgtaaTGATTCATTTAAatcattattaataataaataaattgatttaacaaaaattagctttcaattaataagttcaattgcaattttaatgaattacaaggtaattacatgatcaactaagtgtattcgtcctaaatagagtgatcaacaacaataaaataccgagtatattcccaccaagtggggtcctGAGAGtgtaagtgtacgcagttcataccactacctcaaatatgAGATAGTGAGTTTATTTTCGATAGATCCCCGACTCAAACTAAAATAATCTAAGATAACGCATAGTAATAGTAGGAATAGTAAAACAACAAGATACAATATAAAATAGTATATGCAATACTACCATGAATAAGATACTCCAAGTAACACACCAAAAGGTAGAATATCCTAAATTCAAACTAcccttctaccctaattcaccATCTCCATAACTTTGGATCTAGGgccatgtcctcggtaagctggaaccgctccatgtcatgtctaatcaccttcttttaaaatttcttcggtctacctctacctcgcttgaaactATTCTTATCCAACCTCTCATACCTCTGCATTGGGGCATCCGcgctcctcctcatcacatgaccgaaccatctcaacctcgcttccctcatcttgtcttccaccgaagccactcacACCTTATATTGAATAATcttatttctaatcctatctttcttAGTACACCTACACATCCACCTAAGCATTCTCATTTTTGCCGCCTTCATCTTTTGGATTTGGGCCTTCATAATAGGCCAACACTCTACCCCATACAACAAAGctggtctaaccaccactctgtagAGCTTGCCTTTAAGTTTGGGAGGTACCTTTTTGTCACACAAGATTCTCGAGGCGAGCCTTTATTTCATCTACCCTACCCCAATCTGATGAGTGGTATCTTTATTAATCTCTtcattctcctgaatcatagactctagatacttaaaactatctctgtTTTTGATAGAATGAGTGTAAAGCTTAACAACCACATTAGAATCCTAAGGCAcctcactgaacttacactccaaatatttAGTCTTGGACTTACTCAACCTAAACCaattagactcaagagtttgcctctaAATCTCTAATTTAGCATTAACTTCACTACGTGTCTCATCAATCATCCATAAAAAGCAAGCAATAAGGCACCTTACCTTGAATTTATCGCGTCAAAGCATCTATCACCAAGGCAAAAAGAATTGTACTAAGTGTTGAACCTTGATGTAACCCCATTAAGATGGGAATGTGCTCTGAGTACTCTCCCCTGATCCTAACCCAAGTCTTGGCTCCAGCATACATATTCTTAATCGCCTAACATACATTATAGGTATACCTCTAacctccaaacacctccaaagaaccttcttGAGAACTCTATCATAAGacttctctaagtcgataaatACTATGTACAAATCCTTCTTCCTATCCCTATACTACTCCACCAGTCTCCAAACGAGATGGATGACTTTAGTAGTTGAGCGCCCtagcataaatccaaactaattTTTAGAAATAGTAACAATCCTCCCCAACCTCAACTttaccaccctctcccaaactttcatagtgtgactcaacaacttgatacccttATAATTGTTGTAATCCTGAATGTCTCCCTTATTATTATACAACAGAATCATCGTActtgatgttgggtgaatttatgtaTTCTAGCATTGCTATTCTAACttttttagacttgttttgaggatgattcatgttcttaatatgttgataatgatataaatcttcatataagtgtccatgtatgtgtttacaatgtttaatagtTTTTTCATAGGagtttgattcaaattgatcatttagagttcaaccgagaaaactagtgtgactagcttgagctaggtgtttgtatAGTCTATCATATTGGGTTATAACatgtttaatgagttactaaggttgttattgtgtatttatatgtgaaaaaactttttGGTAATGTtaaagggtcaattggatcaagacaagagtcaaaataataagttagacatcaaagtgaatgaagcctatggttaactcgtgtttctagttctccatcttggatgttgtgttgttttgagctctaaattgttatGTTTAGTGATGTAGGATGCTTGGTAAATCATTATTATGATATATCAAGGATattcaagcttcaaatcaagtggaaacaactcaaaaaggcttggaatggataaCGAAAACACAATACACAATTTGACTCAATTTGGAGTCCTGAAATATCCAGGGCAATTAAAGGTGCATGTAAGGGCCAATGGGCACGTGATATTGTCCAAAATCTTCAAAAGGGACCCAAAACACTGTGTACCCACGATAAGCCCACGACACGGGCTTCACTTCAGTGCAATGGAGCCCGCGACACGCCCtctatattggtggaatggtgcCCGTAATGCGGGCTGTATTTCAGGGGTCAACTGCACGCTGAATCCTTGTTCAATACATCTTGGTCTTACCCTTTTGCTATAAATACATCATTGCACATGTTTTTGATTACTTTTGGACGTCGTTGGACAATTGGAGGCTCCTCTAAACATTCTTTAGGGTTTTATTGTCTtaaattttgttttctttatggtttgtatcatcaatccaagggattggatgatgaatatttccattaaaagctaaactccctttctggggttaaggccaagattaTGAATACTTTCGTTCTGAATTAAATTTGTTTGagttgcttatcattatggtttcttgattatctacccttagaatatattaattgtcgaccttgtgatcttgggagagggaataggaagatagaacatggggataaataaaatatggtttgtattcttttataaaataaggaatccaaattagcatctaggacatggatgtacttAGAAGAAGctttacttgattcacatgtaggatgatagctttaaatcaCTTAGTTGGATTATTgaatccccgctcaatgatgtagttgtaatatccaagttaggtaaatggttagaggtcgggagaccatgatcatgcgattaaccttacgaatcaacaaccaagataagtgatttaacaaataaagtcattacttttccacattagtttagtttatttttagtttagtatgattgttcttaagccttaaccctgggtcttaatccattgattgtccaaagtcattacttttctacattagtttagtttatttttagcttacAACTCTAAAACTTTATTTGTCACTCTTCTCAATTtcttaaactagaattggatagtttttaacacaagtccttgtgg encodes the following:
- the LOC107862894 gene encoding 11-beta-hydroxysteroid dehydrogenase A isoform X2 produces the protein MDYMWYFINKNSIAQYSCTNICCKEQLVILIAMVLLNLIHKFLNIVVPPFALFSLLLFLPPYQFFKYFFSILGKVFSENVAGKVVIITGASSGIGEHLAYEYARRGACLTIAARREEILREVGERALDLGAADVLVVPADVSNVEDCRRIVDRTMSHFGRLDHLVNNAGMASVSLFEEIEEITNLRSIMASKAALVLFFEALRIEFGRDIKITLVTPGYVESEMTQGKFIDKTGKVDVNPQMRDVQVGITPVVKVEECAKAIVNGACRGERYVTVPAWFRVTYLWKVFCPEVVEWVLRLFCLTGSGTSPEDALSKKILDYTGVKKFLYPENIRELDLKTK
- the LOC107862894 gene encoding 11-beta-hydroxysteroid dehydrogenase A isoform X1; translated protein: MWYFINKNSIAQYSCTNICCKEQLVILIAMVLLNLIHKFLNIVVPPFALFSLLLFLPPYQFFKYFFSILGKVFSENVAGKVVIITGASSGIGEHLAYEYARRGACLTIAARREEILREVGERALDLGAADVLVVPADVSNVEDCRRIVDRTMSHFGRLDHLVNNAGMASVSLFEEIEEITNLRSIMDINFWGSVYMTRFAIPYLRYSEGRIVVLSSSASWMPTPRMSLYCASKAALVLFFEALRIEFGRDIKITLVTPGYVESEMTQGKFIDKTGKVDVNPQMRDVQVGITPVVKVEECAKAIVNGACRGERYVTVPAWFRVTYLWKVFCPEVVEWVLRLFCLTGSGTSPEDALSKKILDYTGVKKFLYPENIRELDLKTK